ACACAATTACCAAGTTTTATATTTTGGTACTTTAGCTCAAAGAAATACTGTCAGCCGTCAAACAATAAACACTATTATCAGTCAATTTAAAGGGATAAAATTTTTAGATTTAAACCTGCGTAATCCGATAATTGACCAACAAATAATTCTACAAAGTATTTATCAGACTAATATTCTCAAACTTAACTTATTTGAAGCAGAATATCTCATTAATCATCTTAACTTCGATCGCAATCTTTCAACTTGGTTAAATAACTATCAATTAGATTTAATAGTTTTAACTCAAGGAGAGAAAGGCACTAAATGGATTGATAAAACAGGAGAATATAGTGGAGAAATATCAAGAGCAAAAAAAAATATTAATGCAGATTCAGTGGGTGCAGGAGATGGGGTTTCGGCGGCTATTATAACTGGATATTTACAAGGTTTAAAACCTCTTGAAATAATTGCTAAAGCTAATAAAATTGGTGCTTATATTGCTAGTCATTCGGGAGCAATAGTTATTTTAAATCAATTTCAATGATATTATTTAGGCTCTATTATGTTGAATATGTAAATTATTGGTTAGTTTAAAAAATAAGGAATTATTGGATAATAATTTATAAACTTTTAGCCTTTACTTTGCTATAAAAAACATTAAACAAAGATTATAGAAAGTATTTTGTCTTAATTCATTATAAGTGTTGTAAAATAACCATCATTTATAATTTTTTTCTTAAAGTTATTTTTTTCGTAAAATATAGTTTTTAATTAATAAAAGAGTATGGATTGTTATATGTAAAAAATATTTTCATATACTTTAAATTCTTGATTATAATAATAAGAGTCAGTATAAAAATTTTAGTTAATTAAAGGTTAAAAACTGCTTAATTTTTGATTAAGCTATAAATAAATTAATAACTTATGGGAGATAAACACTCAGATTTAATTCTAATCATTGATGATAACGCTACCTATAGAAAAGTCTTGGTTAAGATTTTAGAGCAGGAAAATTTTAAAACTTTTGAGTGTAAAAATGGCTATCAAGGAATAGAAAAAGCTTTAAAAATACAGCCTAATTTAATCCTTTTAGATATAAAAATGCCTGAAATTAATGGATTTGAGACTTGTATTGAAATAAAAAAGAATAGTGCGATCGCAAATATTCCCATTATTTTTATGACCTCATTAGACGATTTAGAATATAAAATAAAGGGCTTAAAAATAGGTGGAGTTGATTATATAACAAAACCATTTCAACCAGAAGAGGTATTATATAGAGTTAAAATACATTTAAAATTAGTCAATATAAACAAAACACTAAGCCATAAAAATAAACAATTAGAAGCAGAGGTAAAAGCTAGAAAAAGAGCTGAAAAAAAACTAATTAAATTGAATAAAAATTTGGAGGATAAAGTTAATGAAAAAACAAAACATTTACATCAAGCATTATTAGAGTTAAGACAAAGAGAAAAGGAATTAGCATATAAAGCCTACTATGATGATTTAACAAAATTACCAAATCGTAGCTGGCTTAATTCTTATTTAACTGATTTAATTCAAGAAGCAAACAAAAAAAACTTGAGCAACGCAGATGTTTTTCATTCTATTCTCTTTATTGATTTAGATCGTTTTAAAGTAATTAATGATAGTTTAGGACATTTAATCGGAGATCAATTATTAGTCTTGGTTGCTGAAAGATTGATACATTTTTCTCCTGAAAATTCTCTTGTTAGTCGTTTTGGAGGAGATGAGTTTATTATTCTCTTACAAGATGATAAATGTGTAGAAAGTGTCACTAATACTGTTAAGTTACTGTTGCAAGAATTACAAAAACCTTTCATTGTTAATAATTATAAATTGTTTATTAATGCGAGTATTGGGGTGGCAATTCATAATTATCAAAAAGTAGATGTTACTAATATTTTAAGGGATGGAGATGTTGCCTTATATCAGGCAAAAAAAAATGGGAAGGGAACTTATGTTATTTTAGATGAAACTACCAGAAATCAGGCTTTATCTAGGCTAGAGTTAGAAAACGATTTAAGAAAGGCATTGGAAGAAGAAAAATTAGACTTATATTATCAACCGATTTTTTGCTTAAAAAATAATATTATTAAAGGTTTTGAAGCCTTAATTCGTTGGAATCATCCCCAATTTGGTTTTATTTCTCCACAATTATTTGTTTCCATTGCAGAGGAAATAGGCTTAATCAATTGGCTAAACGATTTTGTATTGACAAAAGCCTGTCATCAATTGGGAATTTGGTTTTCTTCTTTTCGGAATTTTCCCCATATATTTGTCAATGTTAATTTATCAATTATTAATTTATCTCAAAGTAACATTACAGAAAAAATAGACTATTTTTTAACTCAAAAATTATTTCCTGAGAGTTGTCTAAAAATAGAAATTACGGAGGGATGTTTAGAAGATGCAACTTCTTCAACCTTTGAGATTTTAAACAAGATAAATGATAGGGGAATTAACCTTTGTATTGATGATTTTGGTACGGGATACTCTTCCCTTAGTCGCTTACATTCTTTGCCGATTAAAACTCTCAAAATAGATAAAAGTTTTGTGGACAAAATTGGTACGCAGGTGAGTAGTCAAACTATTATTAAAACGATTCTAGCTTTAGCTCATAGTTTGGAAATGGAAGTTGTAGCCGAAGGAGTAGAAAATAAAATGCAGAAAGATATTTTAACTTATCTTGGTTGTGATTTTGCTCAAGGTTATTTCTATTCTCCTCCTTTAGATGTCAATAGTGCCACTGATTTTTTGGCCTCAGTTTTTGAATAAACCTATCAAAAAAAATCGTATTAATCAAATAAATCAAGACCATTTTATTATAGAATTTTGACAACCTGAAATAACCCTCTGAGGTAGAGTCTTTTATAAGGTAAACACTTCTTCTTGATGACTAATTATCAATAACTATGAAAACTAATACATTATCAGTTAATCGCATTTTAAATCCTACAGGATGGTTACTTTTAATCTTGCTAACCTTAATTCTCTCTACACTTTCTTTTGTATCCTTAGATAAAAATCAAACTCTGCCTCTGTGGATAGCGACGCTCATTAGCGGTATCTTAGGTTATATCGTTGTTCCCATACTACAGAAAATTAAAGCCTCTCAAATTATTCAAGAAGACGGCCCTCAAAGTCACCTCAAAAAAGCTGGAACTCCTACAATGGGGGGAATTTTTTTCATTCCCACTGGCTTAATTATTGCTCTAATCATGGCAAATTTCAGTCCTAATGTCATTGCCTTAGTATTACTAACTTTTGCCTATAGCTTTATAGGTTGGGTTGATGATTGGCAAATTTTGCGTAAAAAAACAAATTTAGGCTTAACTCCTAAACAAAAATTAATTTTACAAGTGGGTTTTGCCATTATTTTTTGTGTCTGGATGTTTTTCACTCAACCGGCATCTATCACAAATGTTACTCTACCATTCAACATCATTTTGCCTCTAAGTTTTCTTTTTTGGTTTGTTGCTGTTTTTGTCATGGTAGCCGAGAGTAATGCTACTAATTTAACGGATGGTGTTGATGGATTAGCAGGAGGCACAGGTGCGATCGCATTTTTAGGTTTAGGAATATTAATAGCTAACTCCCATCCTGATTTACTGATTTTTTGTTTAGCCATTAGTGGTAGTTGTTTAGGATTTGTGTTACACAACCGCAATAAAGCCTCTGTATTTATGGGTGATACTGGCTCACTGGCTTTAGGGGCAGGATTAGCCGGAGTGGGTATTTTAAGCGAAAACCTATGGGCTTTATTTATTATCAGTTTGTTATTTTTTATTGAATCTTTATCTGTTATTGCACAGGTAACATATTATAAAGCAACAAAAGACTCAGAAGGAAAAGGAAAAAGATTATTTAAAATGGCGCCTATTCATCATCACTTAGAATTAAGCGGCTGGAGTGAAACACAAATAGTGGGTATTTTTTATATCATTAATACAATTTTAGTCTTGATGGTAGTCTCAATTAGTAATTAACCTCAGTTCGGTTTAAGAATATTGGATGAGGGTAGGTGTCAGGTGTCAGGTTGCGGGTGTCAGGTTGCAGGTGTTAGGGGATGGAGGGATGAGGTGATGAGGGGAAAGGGGGAAACAAGTAATAAATAATAAATAAGTAGTAAGTATTCGTGGTTTTTAATTCTTAATTCTTAATTTTTAATTCTTAATTCTTAACTATTTAACGTCAATTCGGGTTAAGGCAATTTTATCGTTATTTCTAAGAAGAAGCTATAAGGTTTTCTGACTAGGAGAAAATAATGCTTTCAGCTTATCCAAAACTCAGGTTAATTAGCAATTAATTAAAGCCTGAAAACTCGCTAAATCAAACATTCCCCCAAAACAACTGAGGTCACTTCTAACGGCGAATCAATGAACCAAGAGTCCCTCACTATAACCCGTCTGGTTTAGTGACGGGAGTGTAAAATATCAAGTGAAATATAATTTACTTAGTGAACTATAATTGATAAAAGATAAAGATAGATTAGTCAAATCAAAGTATTCAAAACAACCCGCCATAAGAAAAAAGTTGACATTTATTTAACATAAATTAGTTATTCTAGGTAAATCCATAATGAGTGAAGCACAAGAATTTCGTCACATTCTCGTGATTGAAGATAGAAAAGGCAGAAGAATCGTCTTTTTAGAAGAAAGCAACTACACTATCGGGCGAGATTCTCATAACCCCATTATTCTTTACGATTATCAAGTTTCAAGAACCCACGCCACTTTAATTCGTAAAATGGATGAAGAGGGAGAAAATTTTTCTTATCGCTTAATAGATGGAGATTTACAAGGAAAAAAAAGTACTAATGGTGTATTTGTCAACGGGCATTCAACTATTTCCCATGAGTTGAAACACGGAGATAGTATTCGTTTTGGTACTGATGCAAAAGCCAATTATTATATTGTCCCTAGCGATTCTAGCATTGATCTTTTCAATCCAGAAAACTTAGACCGCATATCCGCTTCACGAGTAACTCTAACTAATCAATCCAGTGAAACAATGATTAGTAAAGAGGAAAATTCTAGTAATCCTGAAGACCAACAAGAGTTGATTCGTTTAGCCTCATTCCCTGAATTAAGTCCAAATCCTATTATTGAGCTAGATTGGGAAGGAAATATTACTTATATAAATCCTGCCGCCAGTATTAAGTTTGAGACAATTCATGAGGATAAATTAGACCATCCCATTCTTTCGGGTTTATTAACTGAGTACAATAACAGGCAAGGAAATTTATTTCTCAGAGAGGTAAAAATCGGCTCAGAAGTCTTTGAGCAGTATGTTCATTATTTGTCTGAAAAAAAACTGGTAAGAAGTTATATTTATGACTTTACTCAAAGAAAACAAACTGAAGCTCAATTAAAAGATAGTCAATCTCGTTACCTTGCCATTCTTAAACATATTTCTGAGGGAGTTTTTCTTGCCTATGCCAGTAATCGCAGAATTATTGAAATCAACGATGGTTTTTCTAAATTGTTAGGATATTCTTCCGAAGACTTAAGTAATTTAACTCTCTACAATATTGTTGCTAGTGATTTAGCCAGTTTCAATAAAGATTTAACTCAAGTACAAGAAACGAAGCAAGATTTACTAGAAGAGTATCTTTATCGTCGTCCTGATGGTACTTTGGTAAATTTAGAGTCGAGTGTTAGTTTAATTACTTATCAGAATAAAGAAATTTTTTGTTTTGTACTTCGTAATCCTAATAAGCAGGTAAGTTCTACACAAGACTATTCCAATTATTTAGCATTTCATGATGCTCTTTTAAATATTCCCAATCAAAATTTATTTGAACAACAATTAGAAATTGCGATCGCAAATGCTCAACGTTATCAATATCTAATGGGAGTCTTGTTTGCACAAATCGAAAACTGGCAAGAATATCAAAATCAACACCCAAAAGATGAAAGTGAGAAACTACTAAAAAACTTTACTCAAATTTTTCAATCATGCCTTAGAACAGGAGATCTAATAGCCAGATGGGATGAAGACAAATTTGCTGTTTTATTTCCCCATATCAGAGGACCAAGAGATCCTGCTAGAATTACAAAAAAAATATCCTCAACTCTTACTAGCTACTTACAAGAACAAACAGCCAATAAACAAGTTAAACTAGAGTTGAAATTAAGTTTATTGATTTATCCCATAGATGGGGAAGATAAATCCTTAATCACCAAAAACGGTTTACTATCCCTTGAACAAGTGAAAATAAGCAATCCTAATTATGGAGCAACAGGATTTAACCTCACTCCAAAAGGTGCTAGTCTTCTGAAACTAGAAAACTTAATTGGTACAGCCGTAAAAGAACAACAATTCTTCCTTTGTTATCAACCTCAAACAGATATTAACACAAGGGAACTAACGGGCTTAGAAACTCTACTGCGGTGGGAGCATCCTGAGTTAGGAAAAATTACTCCCCGTCACTTTTTGCGTCTAACAGAAGAAACTGATTTTATGTTGCCCCTAGGGATTTGGATTTTACAAACCGCCACCATGCAGATGCAAAAGTGGACTCACGAAAACATTTCACCTCTACCTATCGGGGTTAACATTTCTGCCCGTCAATTCTGCCAACCCAACTTTTTAGAAACAATTATCAAAATTCTCGAACAAACTGGATTACCTGCCCATTTACTGGAGTTGGAAATCACGGAAAACTGTTTCTTACACAATCCTGACTATGCCTATCAAATTTTGAATAAATTATCAGAACAAAAAGTTCGCCTCTGTTTTGATGGTTTTGGCAGTGGTACTTCTTCCCTTGTTTATTTACAAAAAGTACCCTTTAACACTGTAAAAATTAGCCCTTCTATTATCACTCAATTAGATAATAACTCTCAAAATCAATCTTTAGTGCAATGTATGAGTGCATTTTGTCAGGGTTATAATTCCCGTCTAGTGGCTGTAGGTGTGGAAAAACTAGAACAAATGGAATTACTAAGAAATTTGGGTTGTCATCAAATACAAGGTAATTTACTAAGTCGTCCTTTACCCTCTAAAGATATTACTACTTTCTTAAATAAAGGAGATCACCAGTTAACGAATTCCTAGCTACTGCGTAAATTTTTTTTAGCCAAAATAATTTTCAGGTTAAATATACTTGATTATATTATTAACTATCAATGAAAAAGGAATATTATAGAATGTCAGACAATCCTAGTTTATTTTTGCCAGAATCTCAATTGTTAATTCTTAATATAGTTTGTGCTTTAGCATGGGCTGATAATGAATTGAGTGAAGAAGAAACGGAAATACTATTAGAAAAATTTAAGTCGAATCTTCCTCCTGAACCAGAACCGATTTACTTTGATGATCCTGACCCTTTTTATAATACTATGGGGTTATCTTCATTTACTGTTGCTGAACAAACTCAAGCCAGAGTTAATGCAGAAATTGCTTTTAAAGACATTTTAAATCGCTATAAACAAAATCCAATACCCCTTTCTGATTTAGTATCCCAACTAAAAACTAATGAAGACCGTTGTTTATGTGCAAAATTAGCTTATGTGGTGATTAAAGCTAGTCCTGACAATCAAGGTAATTTGATTTGTGCTGATGAAAAAATGGTATATCGTCAACTGATTCAATTGTTAAATCTTGATCCTGAAGTCGTGCAAAAGATAGAACAAAGGGCAGATTATGAGTTAGATAAATTTCAACATCCTTTTAAAGCCTTTATGGGAAATGTGAAAAAGTTTTTTCTGAAAAAAATTATTTAACCTGAGTTCGGGATAAATTTTCATCGATGAGTGATGGCGAAAAGGGCAATTTAATGAATATTGAATAGTGAATAGTTGATAATTACTCGTTACTCATTACTTTCTTCTAAAACCTGAAACCTGAAACCTGAAACCCGACACCTTATCTCCCTCTCCCCTCATCCCCTCATCCCCCTAACACTTGCAACCTGCAACCTGAAACTTGACACCTCCGAACTCAAACACATCAATACCCTAACACCTAACCTTTCTGAGGAGAGTGAGAATAAAATGTTTTTAAATTGCGCTAACTTTATCTTAATTTTTATGTTGCAAGAGGTCTATTGTTACGAGTTATTCACTGATTGAACACCATCTGTTATTATTGTGTGGGGAGTGATTTAATATTTCTTAAAACTTTGATCAACATCAATTTATATAGTTAAAGTAGCGAAAATAATGTTATTCAACAGAAAAAGCCTTTGGACTCAGATCCGACAGACCGTATTTATGTTAGGTTTAATCAACATTCTCCCCACATTTACAGAAGTTGTCAGTGCACAGAATAAGCCATTATCGATTTCTCAACGCCCTTCCGTTGCTGTTAGTCAAGTCTCTCTCAGAGAAATTGAACAAATGGTGGATGAGTTACAGAATCTCATTTATCGGGTCGAAAGTACTTTAATCACTGCTGAAGCTCAAAATACAAAGTATGAAGGATCTATGAGTGCTGTAGTGCAAGAATTGGCTAAATATCGTCAATATACTAATGTTAGCTATACAGAAACAAAGTCTAATAGTCGTTACAGTAATAATAGGGCTTACGAAGCGATCGCATCTGCTCAACAATTGTTAATAGAATTTCCCACCCTAGCCCGTCAAAACTTTCCCCAAGCTCGTAGAATGTGGCTAGATGCTAGAAGAGAATTATGGGATAATTACCCTGTAGATAGACCTTTTGCTCAATCGGAAATAAGGGCTATTTGGCTCGATCGAGGTACTATAGTCAAGGCAAGATCTAAAGCTGATTTAGAACCTTTATTTAATCAAATGGCAGAAGCGGGAATTAATACCGTTTTCTTTGAAACTATTAACGCCAGTTATCCTATTTATCCTAGCCGAGTTGCTCCTGAACAAAACCCCATGACTAAAGGTTGGGATCCTCTCAAAGCTGCGATCGAACTAGCCCATGAAAGAAATATGGAATTACACGCTTGGGCTTGGATTTTTGCGGCGGCAAATCAGGGACATAATCAAATATTAGGACAACCACAAAACTATCTAGGACCAGTTTTATCTCGCAATCCGACGTGGGTGTTAAAAGATGAAAATGGTGCTGTTTTTAATCACACCCCCGGATTTAAAAAAGCCTTTTTTGATCCAGCTAATCCCTATGTTAGAAATTATCTTTATTCCCTCTTAGAAGAAATTGCCACTAACTATGATGTGGACGGTATTCAATTAGATTATATTCGTTATCCTTTCCAAGATAATCATACTAGACAAACCTTTGGTTACACCGCCGCCAGTCGTCATTTCTTTAAAGAAAGCCATGGAGTAGATCCGAAAAAAATTCAAAAATCTTCCTCTGCATGGTCTGTTTGGACTGGTTTTAAAATTAAACAAATAGATAGTTTCGTAGCAGAAGTTTCCCAAAGACTCAAAGAAAAACGCCCAGATTTAATACTTTCGGCGGCAGTATTTCCGATGGAAAGAAACCAGAGACTAAATGTATTACAACAACACTGGGAAGAATGGATTTACAGTGGTTGGGTTGATGTTATGGTACTTATGACCTATGCTTTAGATACAGGAAGTTTTGAAGCTAGAACCCAATCCATACAAGATTTAGCAGGGAAAAATTCAGGCTTAGTTATTCCGGGCATTCGTTTATTAAGCGTACCTGATACCGAAACTTTTGACCAAGTTCAATCCATTCGTAATATGCCCTCTACTGGGTATGCCTTATTTGCGGCGGAGAATTTTCAACCCACTTTGCAAAAAATGCTCCAACAAACTCAGGGAACAACTGCATCTCCTATTCCTTATCGAGACCCCTTTCAAAGCGCACAAGAGCGTTATCAAGCATTACAAAAAGAATGGATTTTTCTATTAGCTAATAATCAAATTAACATTGATCCCGCTTACTTACAACAATGGTCAGCACAAGCAGATAAATTAGGCGATCGCTTCTCTGATTTAGCCAAAAATCCTACACCAGCTAAATTAAAAG
This is a stretch of genomic DNA from Cyanobacterium aponinum PCC 10605. It encodes these proteins:
- a CDS encoding PfkB family carbohydrate kinase, which encodes MNKILAIGEALFDFLPHKKVLGGAPVNFSVNCVQLGAEVTLLTRIGQDILGAEIVKNLHQKGVSSDYIQWDQEKETGKVMVNLTKSGEPSYFIKENVAWDYLALDHNLLNNLHNYQVLYFGTLAQRNTVSRQTINTIISQFKGIKFLDLNLRNPIIDQQIILQSIYQTNILKLNLFEAEYLINHLNFDRNLSTWLNNYQLDLIVLTQGEKGTKWIDKTGEYSGEISRAKKNINADSVGAGDGVSAAIITGYLQGLKPLEIIAKANKIGAYIASHSGAIVILNQFQ
- a CDS encoding two-component system response regulator, with the translated sequence MGDKHSDLILIIDDNATYRKVLVKILEQENFKTFECKNGYQGIEKALKIQPNLILLDIKMPEINGFETCIEIKKNSAIANIPIIFMTSLDDLEYKIKGLKIGGVDYITKPFQPEEVLYRVKIHLKLVNINKTLSHKNKQLEAEVKARKRAEKKLIKLNKNLEDKVNEKTKHLHQALLELRQREKELAYKAYYDDLTKLPNRSWLNSYLTDLIQEANKKNLSNADVFHSILFIDLDRFKVINDSLGHLIGDQLLVLVAERLIHFSPENSLVSRFGGDEFIILLQDDKCVESVTNTVKLLLQELQKPFIVNNYKLFINASIGVAIHNYQKVDVTNILRDGDVALYQAKKNGKGTYVILDETTRNQALSRLELENDLRKALEEEKLDLYYQPIFCLKNNIIKGFEALIRWNHPQFGFISPQLFVSIAEEIGLINWLNDFVLTKACHQLGIWFSSFRNFPHIFVNVNLSIINLSQSNITEKIDYFLTQKLFPESCLKIEITEGCLEDATSSTFEILNKINDRGINLCIDDFGTGYSSLSRLHSLPIKTLKIDKSFVDKIGTQVSSQTIIKTILALAHSLEMEVVAEGVENKMQKDILTYLGCDFAQGYFYSPPLDVNSATDFLASVFE
- the mraY gene encoding phospho-N-acetylmuramoyl-pentapeptide-transferase — translated: MKTNTLSVNRILNPTGWLLLILLTLILSTLSFVSLDKNQTLPLWIATLISGILGYIVVPILQKIKASQIIQEDGPQSHLKKAGTPTMGGIFFIPTGLIIALIMANFSPNVIALVLLTFAYSFIGWVDDWQILRKKTNLGLTPKQKLILQVGFAIIFCVWMFFTQPASITNVTLPFNIILPLSFLFWFVAVFVMVAESNATNLTDGVDGLAGGTGAIAFLGLGILIANSHPDLLIFCLAISGSCLGFVLHNRNKASVFMGDTGSLALGAGLAGVGILSENLWALFIISLLFFIESLSVIAQVTYYKATKDSEGKGKRLFKMAPIHHHLELSGWSETQIVGIFYIINTILVLMVVSISN
- a CDS encoding EAL domain-containing protein, translating into MSEAQEFRHILVIEDRKGRRIVFLEESNYTIGRDSHNPIILYDYQVSRTHATLIRKMDEEGENFSYRLIDGDLQGKKSTNGVFVNGHSTISHELKHGDSIRFGTDAKANYYIVPSDSSIDLFNPENLDRISASRVTLTNQSSETMISKEENSSNPEDQQELIRLASFPELSPNPIIELDWEGNITYINPAASIKFETIHEDKLDHPILSGLLTEYNNRQGNLFLREVKIGSEVFEQYVHYLSEKKLVRSYIYDFTQRKQTEAQLKDSQSRYLAILKHISEGVFLAYASNRRIIEINDGFSKLLGYSSEDLSNLTLYNIVASDLASFNKDLTQVQETKQDLLEEYLYRRPDGTLVNLESSVSLITYQNKEIFCFVLRNPNKQVSSTQDYSNYLAFHDALLNIPNQNLFEQQLEIAIANAQRYQYLMGVLFAQIENWQEYQNQHPKDESEKLLKNFTQIFQSCLRTGDLIARWDEDKFAVLFPHIRGPRDPARITKKISSTLTSYLQEQTANKQVKLELKLSLLIYPIDGEDKSLITKNGLLSLEQVKISNPNYGATGFNLTPKGASLLKLENLIGTAVKEQQFFLCYQPQTDINTRELTGLETLLRWEHPELGKITPRHFLRLTEETDFMLPLGIWILQTATMQMQKWTHENISPLPIGVNISARQFCQPNFLETIIKILEQTGLPAHLLELEITENCFLHNPDYAYQILNKLSEQKVRLCFDGFGSGTSSLVYLQKVPFNTVKISPSIITQLDNNSQNQSLVQCMSAFCQGYNSRLVAVGVEKLEQMELLRNLGCHQIQGNLLSRPLPSKDITTFLNKGDHQLTNS
- a CDS encoding TerB family tellurite resistance protein, whose protein sequence is MSDNPSLFLPESQLLILNIVCALAWADNELSEEETEILLEKFKSNLPPEPEPIYFDDPDPFYNTMGLSSFTVAEQTQARVNAEIAFKDILNRYKQNPIPLSDLVSQLKTNEDRCLCAKLAYVVIKASPDNQGNLICADEKMVYRQLIQLLNLDPEVVQKIEQRADYELDKFQHPFKAFMGNVKKFFLKKII
- a CDS encoding glycoside hydrolase family 10 protein, with protein sequence MLGLINILPTFTEVVSAQNKPLSISQRPSVAVSQVSLREIEQMVDELQNLIYRVESTLITAEAQNTKYEGSMSAVVQELAKYRQYTNVSYTETKSNSRYSNNRAYEAIASAQQLLIEFPTLARQNFPQARRMWLDARRELWDNYPVDRPFAQSEIRAIWLDRGTIVKARSKADLEPLFNQMAEAGINTVFFETINASYPIYPSRVAPEQNPMTKGWDPLKAAIELAHERNMELHAWAWIFAAANQGHNQILGQPQNYLGPVLSRNPTWVLKDENGAVFNHTPGFKKAFFDPANPYVRNYLYSLLEEIATNYDVDGIQLDYIRYPFQDNHTRQTFGYTAASRHFFKESHGVDPKKIQKSSSAWSVWTGFKIKQIDSFVAEVSQRLKEKRPDLILSAAVFPMERNQRLNVLQQHWEEWIYSGWVDVMVLMTYALDTGSFEARTQSIQDLAGKNSGLVIPGIRLLSVPDTETFDQVQSIRNMPSTGYALFAAENFQPTLQKMLQQTQGTTASPIPYRDPFQSAQERYQALQKEWIFLLANNQINIDPAYLQQWSAQADKLGDRFSDLAKNPTPAKLKDLEKDLSIFKVRFSHFLAKHSQTNPEQVETWKNRLATLESLLKYGERTVFLTQN